In Macadamia integrifolia cultivar HAES 741 chromosome 5, SCU_Mint_v3, whole genome shotgun sequence, a single window of DNA contains:
- the LOC122080035 gene encoding ATP phosphoribosyltransferase 2, chloroplastic-like isoform X1: protein MNSFQVLIQPYPSTITMPSMRMHPVYSFSYFPPHASVKTAVPSSSQDLERRVPERDEIRLGLPSKGRMAQDTLDLLKDCQLSVRQVNPRQYVAAIPQLANLEVWYQRPKDIVHKLLTGDLDLGIVGLDIVNEYGQGNEDLIIVHDALEYGDCRLSIAIPKYGIFENINSLSELTQMPQWTNEKPLRVVTGFNYLGPKFMKEKGVKHVTFSTADGALEAAPSMRIADAILDLVSSGTTLRENNLKEIEGGVVLESQAVLIASKKSLIQRKGVLDITHEVLERLEAHLRAAGQFTVVANMRGTSEEEVAKRIVNQTSLTGLQGPTISPVFCKRDGKVVADYYAVVICVPKKKLYKAVQQLRAIGGSGVLVSPLTYIFYEEPPRWRSLLTKLGL from the exons ATGAACTCGTTTCAAGTTCTCATCCAACCATATCCCTCTACTATAACTATGCCATCTATGCGCATGCACCCGGTATACTCATTTTCGTATTTTCCCCCTCATGCGTCTGTCAAGACTGCAgtcccttcttcttcccaagATCTGGAGAGAAGGGTCCCTGAGAGGGATGAAATTCGTCTAGGGTTACCAAGTAAAGGTCGCATGGCTCAAGACACCTTAGATCTTCTCAAG GATTGTCAACTCTCTGTTAGGCAGGTGAATCCTCGACAATATGTTGCAGCAATACCACAG CTTGCAAACTTAGAAGTCTGGTATCAACGACCCAAGGATATTGTGCACAAATTGCTAACAGGAGATTTAGATCTTGGTATTGTGGGTTTAGATATAGTCAATGAATATGGACAG GGGAATGAGGATTTGATCATAGTTCATGATGCACTTGAGTATGGGGATTGTCGTTTATCCATTGCA ATTCCTAAGTATGGGATTTTTGAGAATATAAATTCATTGAGTGAGCTAACCCAAATGCCTCAATGGACCAATGAGAAGCCTTTGCGAGTCGTTACTGGTTTTAATTAT CTGGGTCCTAAATTTatgaaggagaagggagtgaaGCATGTCACTTTTTCAACTGCTGATGGAGCATTGGAGGCAGCTCCTTCG ATGCGGATAGCAGATGCTATTTTGGATCTTGTGAGTAGTGGAACAACACTGCgtgaaaataatttgaaagaaaTTGAAGGTGGAGTTGTTTTAGAAAGCCAG GCTGTTCTTATTGCAAGCAAGAAATCTCTGATCCAGCGTAAGGGTGTTTTGGACATTACACATGAGGTGCTTGAAAGACTGGAGGCTCATTTGAGAGCAGCTGGTCAGTTCACG GTAGTTGCGAACATGAGGGGGACTAGTGAAGAGGAAGTGGCTAAGCGAATTGTAAATCAGACATCATTAACCGGGTTGCAG GGACCTACCATAAGTCCAGTCTTCTGTAAACGTGATGGGAAGGTTGTGGCAGACTATTATGCAGTTGTCATTTGTGTGCCAAAAAAGAAACTCTACAAAGCCGTTCAGCAGCTGAGAGCA ATTGGAGGAAGTGGAGTTTTGGTTTCTCCTTtgacttatattttttatgaagaacctCCAAGGTGGCGTTCGCTTCTTACAAAGCTTGGGCTTTGA
- the LOC122080035 gene encoding ATP phosphoribosyltransferase 2, chloroplastic-like isoform X2 produces the protein MAQDTLDLLKDCQLSVRQVNPRQYVAAIPQLANLEVWYQRPKDIVHKLLTGDLDLGIVGLDIVNEYGQGNEDLIIVHDALEYGDCRLSIAIPKYGIFENINSLSELTQMPQWTNEKPLRVVTGFNYLGPKFMKEKGVKHVTFSTADGALEAAPSMRIADAILDLVSSGTTLRENNLKEIEGGVVLESQAVLIASKKSLIQRKGVLDITHEVLERLEAHLRAAGQFTVVANMRGTSEEEVAKRIVNQTSLTGLQGPTISPVFCKRDGKVVADYYAVVICVPKKKLYKAVQQLRAIGGSGVLVSPLTYIFYEEPPRWRSLLTKLGL, from the exons ATGGCTCAAGACACCTTAGATCTTCTCAAG GATTGTCAACTCTCTGTTAGGCAGGTGAATCCTCGACAATATGTTGCAGCAATACCACAG CTTGCAAACTTAGAAGTCTGGTATCAACGACCCAAGGATATTGTGCACAAATTGCTAACAGGAGATTTAGATCTTGGTATTGTGGGTTTAGATATAGTCAATGAATATGGACAG GGGAATGAGGATTTGATCATAGTTCATGATGCACTTGAGTATGGGGATTGTCGTTTATCCATTGCA ATTCCTAAGTATGGGATTTTTGAGAATATAAATTCATTGAGTGAGCTAACCCAAATGCCTCAATGGACCAATGAGAAGCCTTTGCGAGTCGTTACTGGTTTTAATTAT CTGGGTCCTAAATTTatgaaggagaagggagtgaaGCATGTCACTTTTTCAACTGCTGATGGAGCATTGGAGGCAGCTCCTTCG ATGCGGATAGCAGATGCTATTTTGGATCTTGTGAGTAGTGGAACAACACTGCgtgaaaataatttgaaagaaaTTGAAGGTGGAGTTGTTTTAGAAAGCCAG GCTGTTCTTATTGCAAGCAAGAAATCTCTGATCCAGCGTAAGGGTGTTTTGGACATTACACATGAGGTGCTTGAAAGACTGGAGGCTCATTTGAGAGCAGCTGGTCAGTTCACG GTAGTTGCGAACATGAGGGGGACTAGTGAAGAGGAAGTGGCTAAGCGAATTGTAAATCAGACATCATTAACCGGGTTGCAG GGACCTACCATAAGTCCAGTCTTCTGTAAACGTGATGGGAAGGTTGTGGCAGACTATTATGCAGTTGTCATTTGTGTGCCAAAAAAGAAACTCTACAAAGCCGTTCAGCAGCTGAGAGCA ATTGGAGGAAGTGGAGTTTTGGTTTCTCCTTtgacttatattttttatgaagaacctCCAAGGTGGCGTTCGCTTCTTACAAAGCTTGGGCTTTGA
- the LOC122080038 gene encoding cytochrome c oxidase assembly factor 5 — translation MAKSCKGLAMELVKCLSESDCIKVQKRSYRECAGEKTPAISSECVGLRETYFNCKRGQVDMRARIRGNKGY, via the exons ATGGCCAAGTCTTGCAAGGGCCTTGCTATGGAACTCGTAAAGTGTCTCAGCGAAAGCGATTGCATCAAG GTTCAGAAGCGATCATATAGGGAATGTGCTGGGGAAAAGACCCCAGCTATATCGAGTGAATGCGTGGGTCTGAGGGAAACATATTTCAATTGCAAGAGAGGCCAG gTTGACATGAGAGCTCGGATTCGTGGGAACAAGGGCTACTAG
- the LOC122080036 gene encoding uncharacterized protein LOC122080036 isoform X3 encodes MEDRVPRRLLVKSHKPNWKEKEIMKYAFRDIVSEELKKIKGSSLDGDVEISICAVEDSDTLWEYDGVHKSSQSAESECEKIMLELQKIFYEDLKEELTSKELEEYDGTWEDKEDDYLACAVLEHMKLSDGQVRQEIWCPICKRGELQENRRFIYCTLCELQLNRGDEVTLHILQDRLAEAHTEHLDTGCRLTPKFCMETRFEITALYMQCEACKTFEIIL; translated from the exons ATGGAGGATCGTGTACCCAGAAGGCTTTTGGTGAAATCCCATAAGCCCAATTGGAAGGAAAAG GAAATTATGAAATATGCTTTCAGAGACATAGTTTCTGAGGAACTGAAAAAGATAAAAGGCTCATCTTTGGATGGTGATGTGGAAATCTCAATTTGTGCAGTTGAAGACAGTGATACTCTGTGGGAATATGATGGTGTTCACAAGTCTTCTCAGTCAGCTGAAAGCGAATGTGAAAAGATAATGCTAGAACTGCAAAAGATATTTTATGAAGATCTCAAGGAGGAACTGACTAGTAAGG AGCTGGAAGAATATGATGGAACTTGggaagacaaagaagatgatTACTTAGCTTGTGCAGTTTTGGAGCATATGAAGCTGAGTGATGGCCAG GTGCGCCAGGAGATTTGGTGTCCCATCTGTAAGAGGGGAGAATTGCAAGAGAATCGTCGTTTTATATATTGCACTCTTTGTGAGCTACAACTCAATAGAGGGGATGAG GTTACTTTGCACATTTTGCAGGACCGTCTAGCAGAAGCTCACACAGAACATCTTGATACGGGATGCAGATTGACTCCCAAGTTCTGCATGGAGACTCGATTTGAGATCACTGCATTGTATATGCAGTGCGAGGCGTGCAAGACATTTGAGATTATATTGTAG
- the LOC122080036 gene encoding uncharacterized protein LOC122080036 isoform X1 gives MEDRVPRRLLVKSHKPNWKEKLRENCFRRVKESRNRLLWKMRLPAESSSNQEEIMKYAFRDIVSEELKKIKGSSLDGDVEISICAVEDSDTLWEYDGVHKSSQSAESECEKIMLELQKIFYEDLKEELTSKELEEYDGTWEDKEDDYLACAVLEHMKLSDGQVRQEIWCPICKRGELQENRRFIYCTLCELQLNRGDEVTLHILQDRLAEAHTEHLDTGCRLTPKFCMETRFEITALYMQCEACKTFEIIL, from the exons ATGGAGGATCGTGTACCCAGAAGGCTTTTGGTGAAATCCCATAAGCCCAATTGGAAGGAAAAG CTGCGGGAGAACTGTTTCAGGAGGGTAAAGGAGAGCCGGAACCGCTTGCTTTGGAAAATGAGATTACCTGCGGAATCCTCTTCTAATCAGGAG GAAATTATGAAATATGCTTTCAGAGACATAGTTTCTGAGGAACTGAAAAAGATAAAAGGCTCATCTTTGGATGGTGATGTGGAAATCTCAATTTGTGCAGTTGAAGACAGTGATACTCTGTGGGAATATGATGGTGTTCACAAGTCTTCTCAGTCAGCTGAAAGCGAATGTGAAAAGATAATGCTAGAACTGCAAAAGATATTTTATGAAGATCTCAAGGAGGAACTGACTAGTAAGG AGCTGGAAGAATATGATGGAACTTGggaagacaaagaagatgatTACTTAGCTTGTGCAGTTTTGGAGCATATGAAGCTGAGTGATGGCCAG GTGCGCCAGGAGATTTGGTGTCCCATCTGTAAGAGGGGAGAATTGCAAGAGAATCGTCGTTTTATATATTGCACTCTTTGTGAGCTACAACTCAATAGAGGGGATGAG GTTACTTTGCACATTTTGCAGGACCGTCTAGCAGAAGCTCACACAGAACATCTTGATACGGGATGCAGATTGACTCCCAAGTTCTGCATGGAGACTCGATTTGAGATCACTGCATTGTATATGCAGTGCGAGGCGTGCAAGACATTTGAGATTATATTGTAG
- the LOC122080036 gene encoding uncharacterized protein LOC122080036 isoform X2 — MEDRVPRRLLVKSHKPNWKEKLRENCFRRVKESRNRLLWKMRLPAESSSNQEEIMKYAFRDIVSEELKKIKGSSLDGDVEISICAVEDSDTLWEYDGVHKSSQSAESECEKIMLELQKIFYEDLKEELTKLEEYDGTWEDKEDDYLACAVLEHMKLSDGQVRQEIWCPICKRGELQENRRFIYCTLCELQLNRGDEVTLHILQDRLAEAHTEHLDTGCRLTPKFCMETRFEITALYMQCEACKTFEIIL, encoded by the exons ATGGAGGATCGTGTACCCAGAAGGCTTTTGGTGAAATCCCATAAGCCCAATTGGAAGGAAAAG CTGCGGGAGAACTGTTTCAGGAGGGTAAAGGAGAGCCGGAACCGCTTGCTTTGGAAAATGAGATTACCTGCGGAATCCTCTTCTAATCAGGAG GAAATTATGAAATATGCTTTCAGAGACATAGTTTCTGAGGAACTGAAAAAGATAAAAGGCTCATCTTTGGATGGTGATGTGGAAATCTCAATTTGTGCAGTTGAAGACAGTGATACTCTGTGGGAATATGATGGTGTTCACAAGTCTTCTCAGTCAGCTGAAAGCGAATGTGAAAAGATAATGCTAGAACTGCAAAAGATATTTTATGAAGATCTCAAGGAGGAACTGACTA AGCTGGAAGAATATGATGGAACTTGggaagacaaagaagatgatTACTTAGCTTGTGCAGTTTTGGAGCATATGAAGCTGAGTGATGGCCAG GTGCGCCAGGAGATTTGGTGTCCCATCTGTAAGAGGGGAGAATTGCAAGAGAATCGTCGTTTTATATATTGCACTCTTTGTGAGCTACAACTCAATAGAGGGGATGAG GTTACTTTGCACATTTTGCAGGACCGTCTAGCAGAAGCTCACACAGAACATCTTGATACGGGATGCAGATTGACTCCCAAGTTCTGCATGGAGACTCGATTTGAGATCACTGCATTGTATATGCAGTGCGAGGCGTGCAAGACATTTGAGATTATATTGTAG
- the LOC122079503 gene encoding 50S ribosomal protein L12, chloroplastic-like, which translates to KGNQLRSPTSTPSSACPSHSSTSFPKQTLDFPIRSPKLSRKANFLPPICAVAVPEKVEKIGNELKNLTLEEARSLVDWLQEELSVSAAAFAPAAVAVAPGAVADAEPAVVEEQTEFDVLIEEVPSNVRIATIKVVRALTNLALKEAKELIEGLPKKFKEGTSEEGGC; encoded by the coding sequence AAAGGAAACCAGCTTCGTTCGCCGACTTCGACTCCATCCTCTGCGTGTCCTTCCCATTCTTCCACCTCTTTCCCGAAGCAAACCCTAGATTTCCCGATTCGAAGCCCCAAATTGTCCCGCAAAGCCAACTTCCTTCCCCCTATTTGCGCCGTTGCCGTACCAGAGAAAGTAGAGAAGATTGGAAACGAGCTCAAAAACCTAACCCTAGAAGAAGCTCGCAGCCTCGTTGACTGGTTACAGGAAGAGCTCAGTGTCTCTGCTGCTGCCTTCGCACCGGCGGCTGTTGCCGTAGCGCCTGGTGCCGTTGCCGATGCGGAACCAGCCGTCGTTGAGGAGCAAACGGAGTTCGATGTTCTTATCGAGGAAGTGCCGAGTAACGTGAGGATTGCAACGATTAAGGTCGTGAGAGCACTTACGAATCTGGCGTTGAAGGAAGCGAAGGAGTTGATTGAAGGATTACCGAAGAAATTCAAGGAGGGAACCTCAGAGGAAGGGGGGTGTTGA